In Spirobacillus cienkowskii, a genomic segment contains:
- a CDS encoding ABC-F family ATP-binding cassette domain-containing protein — translation MIRIDNLYKSYGKKVLFQNSTYHFPEGERIALVGPNGAGKSTLLNIICGLEEPDKGDILKPSKLNLGYLPQEPNPNPKATILDECIDGAVKLRELKQRLDLVLHEMEHNYSEEVHKKFEIIETQFRELGGYALQARAKGILVGLGFLGSQLSKHPKQLSGGWRMRLELARVFLNDPDFLVLDEPTNHLDLPSLVWVEKFLQSFKGTLLFVSHDRALLNRLSTITLHLFNGKFTPYKGNFDSFLEQREQRLELETAAFERHQKRVGEIQKFVDRFKAKASKSRQAQSRMKMLARMKEVEDSFDLDDDIDEIIFTLPKVVQSGKEVLKISSMTIGYEKFVLSKNINLSVLRGQKIAIIGPNGIGKSTLLKTIASKINAIDGHFELGHNVSLAFFAQDQLDVLDESKTVLENVLEVSDDIGEKRARSVLGNFLFKGDDVFKYVKVLSGGEKSRVGLACLLLKKANFLLLDEPTNHLDMSSVEILASAIEEYEGTMLFVSHDRNFIDSICTHIFAMTNDGRFALFEGKLDDYERLSKLSNFPDILSPDRSMEMAKLEEGSSEQNHNFEKVITTESRKNSKKDELNLIQSKQKIEAEITNLSCKINEIELKIEKIPYSNYQEIESLNNSLNNYKKKLNECEELWLEVETQLVNLK, via the coding sequence ATGATTCGTATTGATAATTTATATAAGTCTTATGGTAAAAAAGTTCTTTTCCAAAATTCTACATACCACTTTCCTGAGGGAGAAAGAATTGCATTAGTTGGACCTAATGGTGCTGGAAAATCAACTCTATTAAATATAATTTGTGGGTTAGAAGAGCCTGATAAAGGTGATATTCTTAAACCTAGTAAATTAAATCTTGGATACTTGCCGCAAGAGCCAAATCCTAATCCTAAAGCAACTATATTAGACGAATGCATTGATGGTGCTGTAAAACTAAGAGAATTAAAACAAAGGCTTGATTTGGTTTTACATGAAATGGAGCATAATTATTCTGAAGAAGTACATAAAAAATTTGAAATTATTGAAACGCAATTTCGTGAATTAGGAGGGTATGCCTTACAAGCTAGAGCAAAAGGAATATTAGTTGGACTTGGATTTTTAGGATCCCAGTTATCAAAACATCCCAAACAACTTTCTGGTGGATGGCGAATGCGCCTAGAATTAGCCAGAGTTTTTTTGAATGATCCTGATTTTCTTGTTTTGGACGAGCCGACTAATCATTTGGATTTGCCAAGTCTAGTATGGGTTGAAAAATTTTTGCAGAGTTTTAAAGGAACATTGTTGTTTGTTTCGCATGATCGGGCATTGTTAAATAGATTATCAACAATTACTTTACATTTATTTAATGGAAAATTTACCCCTTATAAAGGAAACTTTGATTCATTTTTAGAGCAAAGGGAACAACGTTTAGAGTTAGAAACAGCTGCTTTTGAAAGGCACCAAAAACGTGTTGGAGAAATTCAAAAATTTGTTGATAGATTTAAAGCAAAGGCTTCTAAGTCACGGCAAGCGCAAAGTCGAATGAAAATGCTTGCGCGCATGAAAGAAGTTGAGGATTCTTTTGATTTGGATGATGACATTGATGAAATCATATTTACTCTTCCGAAGGTTGTTCAAAGCGGTAAAGAAGTTTTAAAAATTTCTTCAATGACAATTGGTTATGAAAAATTTGTCCTGTCAAAAAACATAAATTTATCAGTTTTAAGAGGTCAAAAAATTGCAATAATTGGGCCAAATGGAATTGGTAAATCAACTCTTCTTAAAACAATTGCAAGTAAAATTAATGCCATTGATGGTCATTTTGAACTTGGCCATAATGTTTCTCTCGCTTTTTTTGCTCAAGATCAGCTTGATGTTTTAGATGAAAGTAAAACTGTTTTAGAAAACGTTTTAGAAGTGTCTGATGATATTGGTGAGAAAAGGGCTAGGAGTGTGCTTGGAAACTTTTTATTTAAGGGCGATGATGTTTTTAAATATGTTAAAGTTTTATCAGGGGGCGAAAAGAGTAGGGTTGGGCTTGCGTGTTTGTTATTAAAAAAGGCGAATTTCTTATTATTGGATGAACCTACCAATCACTTAGATATGTCAAGCGTAGAGATTCTTGCAAGTGCCATTGAAGAGTACGAGGGCACAATGCTTTTTGTAAGTCATGATAGAAATTTCATAGATTCTATTTGTACCCATATTTTTGCGATGACAAACGATGGGAGGTTTGCGTTGTTTGAAGGTAAACTTGATGATTATGAGCGATTATCAAAACTTTCAAATTTTCCAGATATCTTAAGTCCAGACAGAAGTATGGAAATGGCAAAGCTCGAAGAAGGTAGCAGTGAACAAAACCATAATTTTGAAAAAGTTATCACTACTGAATCACGTAAAAATTCTAAAAAAGACGAGTTAAATTTAATTCAATCTAAGCAAAAAATTGAAGCAGAAATTACAAATTTAAGCTGTAAAATAAATGAAATTGAATTGAAAATAGAAAAAATACCTTATAGCAATTACCAAGAAATTGAGTCGCTTAATAATTCTTTAAATAATTATAAGAAAAAATTAAATGAATGTGAAGAACTTTGGTTAGAAGTAGAAACTCAACTTGTTAACCTTAAATAA
- a CDS encoding alpha/beta fold hydrolase, which yields MFQEYTEKIKSFDGNQLFFRLYTPAIKNQLEIKPDGVVLAVHGFGEHSGRYSHLAEIVCSKNLAFAIFDIRGHGRSGPLRGDAENLHAFILDIIFMCDHVKKIFNINANNKKFFGLLGHSFGSLLVTYALAHMNYSSLNVFLSSPCYSVKQKIPKWKKLIANNLSKYLPNLFVPTGISPNSLSNNPKNNQAAQSDKEILKFISARMGYIFLSAVDESKIINAIQMIKNPIKIVAASDDKLVDVEKTKKYVSYFHNNGNSLKVIQGAGHEIFNEILEYQKVALHEFVMWLESKNDNFGVE from the coding sequence ATGTTTCAAGAATATACTGAAAAAATCAAAAGTTTCGACGGAAATCAATTGTTTTTTAGGTTATATACGCCTGCAATTAAGAACCAGTTAGAAATAAAACCAGATGGCGTTGTCCTTGCCGTTCATGGTTTTGGAGAGCATAGTGGGCGATATTCGCATCTAGCAGAAATTGTCTGCTCTAAAAATCTTGCTTTCGCAATTTTTGACATCAGGGGGCATGGACGATCAGGTCCTCTTCGAGGAGATGCTGAAAATTTGCATGCTTTTATTTTAGATATAATTTTTATGTGTGACCATGTTAAAAAAATTTTTAATATAAATGCAAATAATAAAAAATTTTTTGGTTTACTTGGCCATAGCTTTGGTTCACTTCTTGTTACATATGCATTGGCTCATATGAACTATTCTTCTTTAAATGTTTTTTTAAGTTCTCCTTGTTATAGCGTAAAACAGAAGATACCTAAATGGAAAAAATTAATTGCTAACAATTTGTCAAAGTATTTGCCAAATCTATTTGTTCCAACTGGAATTTCACCAAATAGTCTTTCTAATAACCCTAAAAATAATCAAGCAGCACAAAGTGATAAAGAAATTTTAAAATTTATTTCTGCTAGAATGGGCTATATATTTTTAAGTGCTGTTGATGAATCTAAAATAATAAATGCTATTCAAATGATAAAAAATCCTATAAAAATTGTAGCGGCATCTGATGATAAGCTTGTCGATGTCGAAAAGACAAAAAAGTATGTTTCATATTTTCATAACAATGGTAATAGCTTAAAAGTTATTCAAGGCGCTGGGCACGAAATCTTTAACGAGATTTTGGAGTATCAAAAAGTAGCATTGCATGAGTTTGTTATGTGGCTAGAAAGTAAAAATGATAATTTTGGAGTGGAATAG
- the flgG gene encoding flagellar basal-body rod protein FlgG produces MLRSLNTAATGMDSQQKLIDTLSNNMANVNTIGFKASKAYFHDLLYQNIRAPGLQTTTGVIAPSGIQIGNGSKIVAVEKTFEEGAIKITNKDTDMAIMGKGFFRIQLPDGNIAYTRDGTFRRSADGRIVTSEGLPLIPEIVVPANTLHLNIGIDGIVTAKVSGEQEPRNLGQITLANFINPAGLNSMGRNLYTATQASGEAIVSIPGENGLGTIDQGELETSNVNIVEEMVQLIVGQRAYELNSKVIKTGDEMLSSTNQMK; encoded by the coding sequence ATGCTACGAAGCTTAAATACAGCTGCGACAGGAATGGACTCACAGCAAAAATTAATTGATACACTATCCAATAATATGGCTAACGTAAATACCATAGGATTTAAAGCAAGTAAGGCATATTTTCATGATCTTCTTTATCAAAATATTCGCGCTCCAGGCCTACAGACAACGACAGGAGTCATTGCACCAAGTGGCATTCAAATTGGAAATGGCTCTAAAATCGTTGCGGTAGAAAAAACGTTTGAGGAAGGAGCAATTAAAATTACAAACAAAGATACAGATATGGCAATTATGGGTAAAGGTTTTTTTAGAATTCAATTGCCTGATGGTAACATTGCATATACTCGTGATGGTACATTTCGCAGATCGGCTGATGGCAGAATAGTCACTTCAGAAGGTCTTCCATTAATTCCAGAAATTGTTGTTCCAGCAAACACTCTTCATCTTAATATCGGAATTGATGGTATTGTCACAGCAAAAGTAAGTGGAGAACAAGAACCAAGAAATCTTGGTCAAATCACTCTTGCAAACTTTATCAACCCTGCAGGTTTGAATTCAATGGGAAGAAACTTATACACAGCGACTCAAGCTTCTGGAGAAGCCATAGTTTCTATACCTGGTGAAAATGGACTTGGAACCATTGATCAAGGAGAACTCGAAACCAGCAATGTAAATATTGTTGAAGAAATGGTGCAACTTATTGTTGGACAAAGAGCATATGAATTAAACAGTAAAGTTATTAAAACAGGCGATGAAATGCTTTCATCTACTAACCAAATGAAATAG
- a CDS encoding flagella basal body P-ring formation protein FlgA: MNAIASPPAIYVEYKSLSNNPEILEIQKDILVQFIKANKHENSLVVENTDNINEVINKNTVLSIKCISCQINNSNLYEIIPNSMRKIKNNFVTEYRFDLKNSIEQKFSWHIEIMEKKNIYYIVAKQTINPNMIIFEKDLEILRCTSGENKCTPKYPFIELKEAQKQLNFYNNKKTSQFLSIKQEIEPKSLSQEILVRAGEIIKIIYSPKDSLVLQTMGKSLSNGGRGELIRVQLTDWHDKGFVPHSTKRIIEGIVIAPSEVEYAAN, translated from the coding sequence ATGAACGCTATAGCATCTCCTCCAGCCATATATGTTGAATACAAATCACTCTCAAATAATCCTGAGATTTTAGAAATTCAAAAAGATATTTTAGTTCAATTTATTAAAGCAAATAAACATGAAAATAGCTTAGTAGTTGAAAATACTGATAATATAAACGAAGTGATAAATAAAAATACGGTACTGAGCATAAAATGCATAAGTTGTCAGATAAATAATAGTAATCTTTATGAAATTATCCCAAATTCAATGCGTAAAATTAAAAATAATTTTGTAACAGAATACCGATTTGATCTTAAAAATTCTATTGAGCAAAAATTTTCGTGGCATATAGAAATAATGGAAAAAAAGAACATATACTATATTGTAGCAAAACAGACTATTAATCCAAACATGATAATTTTTGAAAAAGACTTAGAAATATTAAGGTGCACTTCTGGAGAAAACAAATGTACGCCTAAATATCCTTTTATAGAATTGAAAGAAGCTCAAAAACAATTAAATTTTTATAATAATAAAAAAACATCTCAATTTTTATCAATAAAGCAAGAAATTGAGCCAAAAAGTCTTTCTCAAGAAATTTTAGTTAGAGCAGGAGAAATAATAAAAATAATCTATTCACCAAAAGATTCATTAGTATTGCAAACTATGGGAAAATCTTTGTCTAATGGTGGACGTGGCGAGTTAATTCGTGTTCAATTAACCGACTGGCATGATAAAGGCTTCGTTCCACATTCAACAAAAAGAATTATAGAAGGTATTGTCATCGCGCCAAGCGAGGTTGAATATGCAGCAAACTAG
- a CDS encoding flagellar basal body P-ring protein FlgI, giving the protein MSKKKEYYYNYIIILFTTIFTLFFLDKSYTLEADLSVRIKDLVEVKGVRTNPLSGLGIVVGLQGTGDSKASIATNKAAALMINRLGITVTPQEVITKNIAVVIVTADLPPFARIGDKINIRISSIGDSTSLEGGTLLLTSLSAADGQVYVTAQGSISQGTSMAGNEGGAGQPAKNTTPKTVSLALSGIVEKEFLSTFINNNKIELSLKKADFTTANRIAKTLNDYFGEFIADPINSGMISIKIPSSVSRNNPSFNPVAFMSILEQVKVTPDSIALVVINERTGTIISGNNVTIEPVAISHGRLEVQIGKKNNKVNELPSSTTVGELVRALNTLGAGPKDIVSILQTLEAANALRAQIKLL; this is encoded by the coding sequence TTGTCTAAGAAGAAAGAATATTATTACAACTATATAATTATATTGTTTACAACTATCTTTACTCTATTTTTTTTAGATAAAAGTTATACATTAGAAGCAGATCTTTCTGTCAGAATTAAGGACCTCGTAGAAGTAAAAGGTGTCCGAACTAACCCACTTTCTGGTTTAGGAATTGTTGTTGGCCTTCAGGGTACAGGTGATAGTAAAGCAAGCATTGCGACAAATAAAGCAGCAGCACTGATGATAAATCGTTTAGGAATTACTGTAACACCACAAGAAGTTATTACAAAAAATATTGCTGTTGTTATTGTTACAGCAGACTTACCTCCATTTGCAAGAATAGGAGATAAAATTAACATAAGAATTTCAAGCATAGGTGATAGCACGAGCCTAGAAGGTGGAACGTTACTTTTAACAAGCCTTAGCGCTGCTGATGGACAAGTTTATGTAACTGCTCAAGGTAGTATTAGCCAAGGAACTTCTATGGCTGGTAACGAAGGTGGAGCCGGACAACCAGCAAAAAATACAACCCCAAAAACTGTATCGTTAGCATTAAGTGGAATTGTTGAAAAAGAGTTTTTATCTACTTTTATAAATAATAATAAAATTGAATTAAGCTTAAAAAAAGCTGACTTTACAACTGCAAATAGAATAGCCAAAACACTGAATGATTATTTTGGAGAATTTATTGCAGATCCTATTAATAGTGGAATGATTTCAATAAAAATTCCAAGTAGTGTATCAAGAAACAACCCAAGTTTTAACCCAGTCGCATTTATGTCAATTTTAGAACAAGTAAAAGTCACACCAGATTCTATTGCTTTGGTTGTTATTAACGAAAGAACTGGCACCATTATTTCTGGTAACAATGTCACAATTGAGCCAGTGGCAATTAGCCATGGACGACTTGAAGTTCAAATTGGAAAGAAAAATAACAAGGTTAACGAATTACCAAGCTCAACAACTGTTGGAGAACTCGTAAGAGCACTAAATACCTTAGGTGCTGGTCCAAAAGATATTGTATCAATTTTACAAACACTTGAAGCTGCTAATGCGCTAAGAGCTCAAATTAAACTTTTATAA
- a CDS encoding rod-binding protein — protein sequence MRINIMDNLLFKKTIPSEKETVNPKIKEAETVAKEFETIYLDMMLKSMRQTAKPENESNAHDIFQSMLDSEYSKIMAESQSFGIRDLILNWMKDNDPSLNPSLKILNSQNLNTDNNELFESKKVIENMKSKSLFTKLALQKYKID from the coding sequence ATGAGAATAAATATTATGGATAATCTTTTATTTAAAAAAACAATACCATCAGAAAAAGAAACAGTAAATCCAAAGATAAAGGAAGCAGAAACAGTTGCTAAGGAATTTGAAACAATTTATTTAGATATGATGTTAAAAAGCATGAGACAAACCGCTAAACCTGAAAATGAATCCAATGCTCATGATATTTTTCAGAGCATGCTTGATAGCGAATATTCAAAAATTATGGCTGAATCACAAAGCTTTGGAATAAGAGATTTAATTCTCAATTGGATGAAAGATAATGATCCTTCATTAAATCCAAGTTTAAAAATATTGAATAGTCAAAATTTAAACACAGATAATAATGAATTGTTTGAATCAAAAAAAGTAATTGAAAACATGAAATCCAAATCTTTATTCACTAAGCTTGCACTTCAAAAATACAAAATAGACTAA